ATTtaggtttgattcctattgaggatatgtaggcaaccagtgatggtgcaatcgatgttcagaagatggagggataacaattgatcgtctcatgcatgaatgcatgatccgaggtggtgAATTGTAAGGAAACttgggtttcctagtttaggttaaattcttagtttaagttaattaccatattaagatGGGATACCTAAGCTGAtcatggtttcctagtatgagtcggcttcctaatccaaggaggccaagacttgggaactaagtttgtgactcctatataaggagctctaggctaagtgttttagtcatgcaATCCTCAATAtaaatctcgtagagatgtgagagattcatcccacctattgaggtggttatgtgagagacttaatggtggaaggagtacatcattatggtgtttatgggatacttatcgatgttggaaaatatgtcgttatggagtattcgtatggagatgttggtaagacatcttgtttaggagaagatcatcttggtggtgctggattagattattggtgttgagctaaaggcgtccatgataatctatatcagggtgtgcagagaagatcgtctcgttgtgttagataatgtggtaaacattatctcgtacGGGTGAAGATGCTACTTTGGATATTATAtggtgcttgtgagagttcttatgTTCGGTCACGCTGTGGTGAGTCGATAGATTGATTTAGTCagtcagttgtgtaattctcagtggtgattctataatgaataaagaggtcgtagccgtttggtggatgtagacaatattacacacattcacgttaaatccgtgagtactttacttcttgtttctttgtttatggcttgcatctatgtggttttctttctcttcttcttatcctagatcgtagtgaggttcatggagcaatccgagagattAAGTATTTCTTattagctaatatgtttccgcaagattagcacgtagatggctctgaaccccaacaattaCATTTTGTACGTGGCTGTGAGATTACCTTCCGGTTACTATGTTTGTTTGTGATAATTTCAGAGTGTTTACAACTACTGGCTCTGATTGTTAGAACTCATAAGACATCTAAGTAGACGGTAGTGTTTTATTTTTTCCACTGCCGCACTTTCTAGCTCAAAGTTGGTTGACTGTCGCATCTAACTAATATTCAAGAATCAAAATGATCCGAATTCTCCAACAGTCATCAAACGTGGTTAGGTCATACAACACGACAGCAACAACAAGTATCGCCTTACTCGAACGAGTTGTtcttcttgtttgttttctttttcttattttattactgaaattagtaaaaaaaaaaaaaagaggaaatatTTTAAAACTAGGACAAAATCTCGAAGAAAATAGCCAAGATTAGAGGAATCAATATAATATTATTAGAGTTCGcataagaaaatgaaaatctTAAACAATAATATTAGAGAATCAGATTAAACAACACGTAAAATACCTATATATGGTTCTCGATATAGACCGTCCTATTTAGCTCTCCCAAAAGTGCAAGTATAGAGGAGAATAATGGACTTAATTGGAATGATAAATTCGGCATGAAAATTATGGGACTTGGAAAAATAAGGTATATGAGACAGACGGTTTACAGGTAGTTCGATTGGGTGACCCTTGATAAGACCAGCTACCATGCTTTTGTTCAAGCTACCATGTTTTCGTTAGTTTTTACAGCTTGGAGTACTGGAATTATATGGTTTTGATTGTACTTGCGGGATTGCTTAAAAATGCCGAGGTCAAAGTTGATGCTGTCTCCATTTGGTACGTACCTTTAACTGCTTAAACAAAGTCATCCAAGAATTTAGAAAGTAATGTCAATGTACTGCATCTTTTTAGTACTTGTGTTGATTACAATGACGAGCCTGTGATTTCTTAGGCAGACAATGTTGTTGAATGGTTTATCTTTCTCGTTCACAGTATGAACATTGAAGGATGGATATTTATGATACCACTTGGTTTTATTGCTGCCGTCAGGTATTCATTGGTTCATactaataaaagataaacatccaATCTTACATTTAGCCTGTAAAGTTATTCAGTTTCTGTAATTCGATTGTCTCAATTGTATATGCTAATAATTATCTCAAACTTTTAGATGATATACTTAAGAGTTATCTGTTCTCTAATCTCATTTGTATTATGTCAGCGTAAGGGTCTCGAATGAATTGGGAGCAGGAAATGCAGCAGCTGCAAAATTCTCTGTTGGGGTTACAGTCTCAATTGCATTAGTCACGCAGACTGCTTTTGCTCTCCTAATTTTGATAACAAGAAACAGCTTCCGGAAATTATTTACAAATGACAAGGCTGTAATGAAACAAGTTAGTGCACTAGCTGTGTTTTTATGCATCTCAATCTTCCTTGGCAGCGTCCAACCCATTTTATCAGGTTCGTATAGTTCCAGTATTTTAACGTGCCATAAGAAATCTTGACCCAAAAATTGATGTCACCTCTCTTTTGTACTCGTACCCTGAACCAACAGGTATGGCTGTTGGAGTTGGTTGGCAAGGTGTCGTGGCCTATATAAACATCGCAGTCTACTATCTCACTGGATTTCCCATCGGTATATATATGGGACTCGTATTAGATTGGGGTCTAGAGGTAAGCTTCTAAGTTTGTTAATGCAAAGATCTAGAAGTCAGGATTCTCATCCTGGATACTATCTTTTTGTTGTCCTTAAAAACATGTTTCGCCTCAAATTCCATTGCCAATGTGGTCGTCTTGCGACTCTTGCCTTTAACTTGTTTGAATTGAAACGTGCTGCAAGATTCACTCAAGTTTAAATATGTCTTTGTTGAGATTTATCACTGTTATCTCATTTGTTTTCATATATATGTATGCGAATGAAGGGACTTTGGGGTGGCGTAGTCATTGGAGTTGGTCTTCAGACAATCATTCTCTTAATAATGGCTTGGCGTACGGACTGGGACAAAGAGGTGATTAACGTGGTTAATTATTAATCATTCTCTTAATAatgttttcatatatatatatatttgatgaTCACTGTAATTCACCCTTATATGGGGTTTCATAGTGGACGTAGGTCAAGTGACCGAACCACTCTAATCTTTATGTTCACTTTCCCTCGAATTTaccattcatattttatgattacAGTGGAATGGATCCTGTAAACTGACTATCCTCTTTTGTAGCATGTTGTTGACTGCACGGTTGCCTCGGTCCATTCCACTGTAACCTCGGGTACTGATGTTGGTAATATACTCTAATATGCTATGACATTAATTcgattctttttctctctttttttttctcgaaatattcACGTTTGTTGAGTCTGTTTTCAGATTGAATTATCCAAAGAGAGAATTTCAAATCCTGGAGATTCAGATGAGGAACACAACTCATCTCACTGAAACATTTTTGAGTTACTTTATGCTTCTTAATTATAGCTAGAAGATATACCCTTCttttctaataataataaaaaaagaaccTCACGATGATTGTTCATGAAAATAAACTTTACAATTCCATTGAGCTACATAAACTTATTCCTTGCATTGATGTTCCAAAGTGTTTGATAACAAGGTTGAGTTTTTAAGATTCGCTGAACAACTTCCAGATACATGGTTTATATTTCGATAGTGGTGCACTGCCCGTTCTGCTAAGTGGGGTTTGCGGGGTCCCGAGAACATGAAAGAGCAGGcgaagaagaaaagtgtcctcctgATGGCTCTTTGAGTACAACAATCCCAACATGACGTCTAGCAATTTCTTTAATAatcgaaaataaaaatagaaatggtGGGGACATATTCCAATTTTGCTAACACATCAGTTGCACCAttgcctcttttttttttatattgtaaACACGAGAAAATCTAGGAAAAATGACCCAATATGGACTGTAATTTTAGGGATATGCTCCAACGTTAAAAAATGCTCAACTCTTAGAAATCTCGGCTAATTCCACACGTGCGGAAAAAGATAAAACTTTTAATGGATATTGTTTTCGAGTTCCATTACAAGTTGAGTTTTTGCTTCTACAGTGTAGGACAATCAATGGCTTCATGATCATCACCTTTGTTAAACAGTGAacattttttcaacttttttccgCATGTGGGAAGTCACACATGTGGACTTAACCCAGATTTCTAACAGTGGGGcatttttccaattctttttAACGTTGGACAGATCCCTAAAATCGGGGTCGATATTGGGGCATTTTccccattttccccaaaatctACCGGAATTGTGTTGTCTTCGGGAAAGACATAGTTTTCCAATGTACCGTCACTCTGGTCAAACTAAATTTATCGCATATtctgataaaaataaataaataaaaaaaaaactttatcgcATATTATGGACTTGGTATCCTACAAGCATGAGATATCACATGTACTTCAGAAAGCTCAAGGACAGCAAGTTACGGAATTTCAGAAGTTATAGATGATTAAGTTGCACTAACATCTCCTTAGGCTAATTCAACATCATTTAAATAGTATGAAACTTTGATGTGTGAATTAACTGCTGCAAGTGCTGTTAGTGCATCCCTAATTCGGTTCATTTGTCTCTCTCTATCAGGTGAGCCAACAGTAGAACGAGTAAACAGATGCAGTTTCTTCAAACAGTTCAGTAAGAAACTCAGAAACTTGAGTTCATTATCACACCCTTCCACTTCTTGATCTCAACAGACTCAAGGTGAGACAACGTCTGCAGCGATGTTAATCCTGCTTCCCAATCATCTCCAACATCTGCTGAATTC
The nucleotide sequence above comes from Papaver somniferum cultivar HN1 chromosome 8, ASM357369v1, whole genome shotgun sequence. Encoded proteins:
- the LOC113306433 gene encoding protein DETOXIFICATION 33-like, which codes for MGLGKISLEYWNYMVLIVLAGLLKNAEVKVDAVSICMNIEGWIFMIPLGFIAAVSVRVSNELGAGNAAAAKFSVGVTVSIALVTQTAFALLILITRNSFRKLFTNDKAVMKQVSALAVFLCISIFLGSVQPILSGMAVGVGWQGVVAYINIAVYYLTGFPIGIYMGLVLDWGLEIPKIGVDIGAFSPFSPKSTGIVLSSGKT